A part of Gadus morhua chromosome 17, gadMor3.0, whole genome shotgun sequence genomic DNA contains:
- the cskmt gene encoding citrate synthase-lysine N-methyltransferase CSKMT, mitochondrial — MSPLSVVARRSLGTLTLTSIFARQHSSLTTELIENMDKKATWDRFYTENSSSNFKNFEWFFGFDSVRDFVLPLLQPQTRTATPLHVLDMGCGTSALGPSIYQHSSVQVTVTCADISPIAVRLMREHVAAKAIEPHHPLSILGFLELDCREMFAHFGADELDLIVDKGTTDALLRSKDGSGKAGHVVRQCLRTLRGSGRLLQFSDEDPDARLLWLETEGREPGERPAQVVVQEVGELRGVRYYCYQVTSPPVVELL; from the exons ATGTCACCTCTATCTGTAGTGGCTCGCCGGAGTTTGGGGACGTTAACATTAACATCCATATTCGCAAGACAACATTCCTCACTTACGA CTGAACTAATCGAAAACATGGACAAGAAAGCAACCTGGGATCGGTTCTACACagagaacagcagcagcaacttcAAGAACTTTGAGTGGTTCTTCGGTTTCGACTCGGTCCGGGACTTCGTCCTGCCCCTCTTACAGCCCCAGACCCGCACTGCCACCCCGCTCCACGTCCTGGACATGGGCTGTGGGACCTCTGCTCTGGGACCCAGCATCTACCAACACTCCTCCGTCCAGGTGACCGTCACCTGTGCCGATATATCCCCGATCGCTGTGCGTCTAATGCGGGAACACGTCGCAGCCAAAGCCATCGAGCCCCATCATCCACTCTCCATCCTCGGGTTCCTGGAGCTCGACTGCAGGGAGATGTTTGCACACTTCGGGGCGGACGAGTTGGACCTCATTGTGGACAAGGGCACGACCGATGCCCTGTTGCGGTCGAAGGACGGCAGTGGGAAGGCGGGTCACGTGGTGCGGCAGTGCCTGAGGACGCTGCGGGGCTCCGGGCGCCTGCTCCAGTTCTCGGACGAAGACCCCGATGCCCGGCTGCTGTGGCTGGAGACAGAGGGGCGGGAACCCGGGGAGAGGCCGGCGCAGGTCGTGgtgcaggaggtgggggagcTCCGCGGCGTGCGTTATTATTGCTATCAAGTCACTTCGCCCCCTGTCGTTGAATTACTGTAA
- the LOC115530012 gene encoding NACHT, LRR and PYD domains-containing protein 2 has translation MRKNRLNIEKKIPNTDSVQQQRADSPGPSCVSMKSDRSMDTPYRFKDGNPSIEKRHQEMSKVASAQSVQQHQTELNITKPCLMEMDQEEQPNILEDGSDAVKCQYKLKSHLRQKFTCVFEGIAETGQPTGLNDIYTEHFITERGSGEVNKEHEVRLIETASRKPAKEEIPIRCEDIFKPLPGQDQPIRTMMTTGVAGIGKTVLTHKFTLDWAEGKTNHDINFTFPLTFRELNLLKGEEFSLVELLCRFFIETKEAGICGWHQFQVLFILNGLDECRLPLDFQNNPIWTDVTKSTSVDVLLTNLIRGNLLPSARIWITTRPAAANQIPSECVDRVTEVRGFTDPQKEEYFRKRFTEGTVANTIISHIKKSRSLHIMCHIPVFCWITATVLEDCFKTSQIGKEMPKTVTQMYSHFLRVQSIQGDRKYHGKSETDPHWSSESREIIVSLGKLAFNHLEKGNLIFYEADLEECDIDIRASSVHSGVFTQIFKEECGLYQERVFCFVHLSIQEFLAALYVFQYFIDTSVNLLSVEQSRKEKHLYQSAVDKALQSENGHLDLFLRFLLGLSLETNQILLRGLLRKTGIRSLFPQIKQCLKKCTGSGSQTNKKTASYIKKKMDGGLSSESRINLLHCLNELNDSSLVEQIQQSLTSGSLFKNRVSPAQWSTVVFILLSSEEVLDVFDLKKYSASEEGLLGLLPVVKASQTSLLNCCELSERCCEALASVLSSNSFSLRELDLSANDLQDSGVKRLSAGLESPHCRLETLRLNGCHLSETCCEALASVLSSNSSSLRELDLSSNDLQDSGVKLLSAGLGSPHCKLETLSLSGCLVTQEGCASLASALSSNPSHLRELDLSYNHPGESGAALLSAGLTDPHWRLETISVEHGGVWRLKRAPKKYACELTLDPNTAHRELALSEDNRKVTRVEEDQSYPDHPERFDIWTQVLGREGLTDRCYWQMERKGNVVIGVTIRGITRRGEGGDSGLGMNNTSWSLECSDDRYYAHYNGRETVLPLPPAGSTRVGVYLDRPAGTLSFYRVSPDGGGSSDTLTLIHTFQYRFTQEDLLPGFRILGYGSVSLCRLLTHTQTHTHTHT, from the exons GATCTGACGCTGTCAAGTGCCAATATAAACTAAAGTCTCATTTGAGGCAGAagttcacgtgtgtgtttgagggaatcgctgaAACAGGACAGCCAACAGGTCTGAATGACATCTACACAGAGcacttcatcacagagagaggcagtggagaggtcaacaaggaacatgaggtcagactgattgaaacagcttcaaGGAAGCCAGCCAAGGAAGAAAtaccaatcagatgtgaagacatctttaaacccttacctggccaagatcaaccaatcagaacaatgatgacaactggagtggctggcattggtaaaaccgtcctaacacacaaattcactctggactgggctgaaggcaaaaccAATCATGATATAAACTTCACATTTcccctcactttcagagagctgaatttactgaaaggtgaagagtttagcttggtggaacttctttgTCGCTTCTTTATTGAGACGAAAGAAGCTGGAATCTGCGGATGGCACCAGTTCCAAGTTCTCTTCATCTTgaatggtctggatgagtgtcgacttcctctggacttccagaacaacccgatctggactgatgtcacaaagtccacctcggtggacgtgctgctgacaaacctcatcaggggcaacctgcttccctccgctcgcatctggataaccacacgccctgcggcagccaatcagatcccttctgagtgtgttgacagggtgacagaggtgagagggttcaccgacccacagaaggaggagtacttcaggaagaggtTCACAGAGGGGACAGTGGccaacacaatcatctcccacatcaagaaatcacgaagcctccacatcatgtgtcacatcccagtcttctgttggatcactgctacagttctggaggactgcttcaaaacatcccagataggaaaagagatgcccaagaccgtgactcagatgtacagccacttcctgagggttcagtccatacagggggacaggaagtaccatgggaaatctgaaacagatccacactggagttcagagagcagggagatcattgtttcgcTGGgtaaactggcttttaaccatctggagaaaggcaacctgatcttctacgaggcagacctggaagagtgtgacatcgatatcagagcatCCTCAGTGCACTCAGGAGtattcacccagatctttaaagaggagtgtgggctgtaccaggaaagagtgttctgctttgtccatctgagcatccaggagtttctggctgccctttatgtctttcagtACTTCATCGACACtagtgtcaatctgctctcagtaGAACAATCCAGGAAAGAGAAACACCTCTACCAGAGTGccgtggacaaggccttacagagtgagaatggacacctggacttgttcctccgcttcttactgggcctctctctggagaccaatcagattctcctacgaggtctgctgagAAAGACAGGAATTAGATCACTGTTCCCTCAGATTAAACAATGTCTGAAGAAATGTACAGGAAGTGGCTCACAGACCAATAAGAAAACAGCGTCTtacatcaagaagaagatggaTGGAGGTCTCTCTTCAGAGAGTAGAATCAATCTGTtgcactgtctgaatgagctgaacgacagTTCTCTAGTGGAGCAGATCCAACAGTCCCTGACATCAGGGAGTCTCTTCAAAAATCGggtctctcctgctcagtggtcaacTGTGGTCTTCATCTTATTGTCATCAGAAGAGGtcctggacgtgtttgacctgaagaaatactctgcttcagaggagggtcttctggggctgctgccagtggtcaaagcctcccaaacatctct gctgaattgCTGtgagctgtcagagagatgctgtgaagctctggcctcagttctcagctccaactcctttagtctgagagagctggacctgagtgccaatgatctgcaggattcaggagtgaagcggctctctgctggactggagagtccacactgtagactggaaactctcag gctgaatggctgtcatctgtcagaaacatgctgtgaagctctggcctccgttctcagctccaactcctctagtctgagagagctggacctgagtagcaatgatctgcaggattcaggagtgaagctgctctctgctggactggggagtccacactgtaaactggaaactctcag cttgtctggctgcctggtcacacaggaaggctgtgcatctctggcctcagctctgagctccaacccctcccatctgagagagttggacctgagctacaatcacccaggagaatcaggagctgcgctgctctctgctggactaaCGGATCCACACTGGAGACTGGAAACtatcag tgtggagcacggtggagtgtggaggctgaaacgaGCTCCAAAGAAGT atgcctgtgaactcacactggacccaaacacagcccacAGAGAGCTcgctctgtctgaggacaacagaaaggTGACGCGGGTTGAAGAGGACCaatcgtatccggatcacccagagagatttgacatCTGgacccaggtgttgggtagagagggtctgactgACCGCTGTTACTGGCAgatggagaggaaaggaaatgtTGTTATAGGAGTGACAatcagaggaatcacaaggagaggagagggtggtgacaGTGGGCTTGGAATGAACAACACGTCATGGAGTCTTGAGTGTTCTGATGATCGTTACTATGCCCATTACAATGGTAGAGAGAcagtcctccccctcccccccgctggctccaccagagtaggagtgtatctggaccggcctgctggcactctgtccttctacagagtgtccccagatggaggagggtcctcagacacactgacactcatccacaccttccagtaCCGCTTCActcaggaggacctcctcccggggttcAGGATATTGGGGTATGGCTCAGTGTCTTTATGTCGgttgttaacacacacacaaacacacacacacactcacacataa